A part of Roseofilum casamattae BLCC-M143 genomic DNA contains:
- a CDS encoding transposase: SVYVIGLRLDPKQKKQKSDDDFLIIITDHDPHTALADYGRRWGIETLFGALKTRGFCLESTHFTDNERLSKLLALLALAFVWAMKAGIWRHAQKPIRIILAHGRRAHSLFRYGFDLLRRFFIDPLSFSDSLFQPIQLLSCT, translated from the coding sequence CTCGGTTTATGTCATTGGCCTGCGCCTTGACCCGAAACAGAAGAAACAAAAGAGCGATGATGATTTTCTGATTATCATCACTGACCATGACCCCCATACCGCTTTGGCCGACTATGGTCGTCGTTGGGGCATTGAAACCCTCTTTGGGGCACTCAAGACTCGAGGATTTTGCCTAGAATCGACTCATTTTACTGATAACGAGCGTCTGTCTAAGCTTCTGGCTCTTTTAGCTCTGGCCTTTGTCTGGGCGATGAAAGCCGGAATCTGGCGACATGCTCAAAAGCCAATTCGTATCATTCTGGCTCATGGTCGCCGTGCCCATAGCCTATTTCGTTATGGTTTCGACCTCCTGCGCCGCTTTTTCATTGACCCGCTCTCTTTTTCTGACTCTCTCTTTCAGCCCATACAACTTTTGTCCTGTACTTAG
- a CDS encoding GNAT family N-acetyltransferase, whose product MTSNANSKLHIRPAVVNDVPLLLQLINTLAEYERLSHEVVATEAALEEHLFGSRPYADALIALWDGEPAGFALFFYNYSTFLAQPGLYLEDLFVLPEFRRRGIGTALFARLAKIALEEGCGRFEWSVLDWNESAIAFYEEMGARVQPDWRICRIVASSLPQLAARSRI is encoded by the coding sequence ATGACTTCCAATGCCAATTCGAAACTGCACATTCGTCCCGCAGTAGTTAATGACGTACCGCTGCTGTTGCAGTTAATTAATACATTAGCTGAATACGAACGATTATCTCATGAAGTCGTTGCCACTGAGGCAGCTTTGGAAGAGCATCTGTTCGGTTCCCGGCCGTATGCCGATGCCTTGATTGCACTCTGGGACGGAGAACCGGCTGGCTTTGCGCTCTTTTTCTATAACTATTCCACGTTTTTGGCACAACCGGGATTGTATTTAGAGGATCTCTTTGTCCTGCCCGAATTTCGCCGCCGAGGCATTGGTACGGCTCTGTTTGCTCGTTTGGCCAAAATTGCTCTGGAAGAGGGTTGCGGGCGCTTTGAGTGGAGCGTATTGGACTGGAATGAGTCGGCGATCGCCTTTTACGAAGAGATGGGCGCGCGGGTTCAGCCAGACTGGCGTATTTGTCGTATTGTCGCTTCCAGTTTGCCACAACTGGCTGCACGATCGCGAATCTGA